Proteins co-encoded in one Myotis daubentonii chromosome 8, mMyoDau2.1, whole genome shotgun sequence genomic window:
- the TLDC2 gene encoding TLD domain-containing protein 2 isoform X1: protein MKGLRWRYTRLPSQVEDTLSGEEGEEGEEEEEEEAAPAPAPAPEDPVEPHLAEASQVLGASEIRQLSLHLPPRVTGYSWSLAFCTARDGFSLRSLYRQMEGHSGPVLLVLKDQDGQLQNASSSAFQIFGAFSSSAFRLSKGFYGTGETFLFSFSPRLKVFKWTGSNSFFVKGDLDSLMMGSGSGQFGLWLDGDLYHGGSHPCATFNNEVLARQEQFCIKELEAWVLS from the exons ATGAAAGGACTTCGCTGGCGTTACACTCGTCTG CCCAGCCAGGTGGAGGACACTCTGTCtggagaggagggtgaggagggggaagaggaagaggaggaggaggcagccccagctccagccccagctcctgaaGATCCCGTGGAGCCCCACTTGGCAGAAGCCAGCCAGGTTCTGGGAGCCTCAGAGATTAGGCAG CTCAGCCTCCACCTCCCCCCGAGAGTCACTGGATATTCTTGGAGTCTGGCCTTCTGCACGGCAAGGGACGGCTTCAGTCTGCGGAGCCTGTACAGGCAGATGGAGGGCCACAGCGGGCCCGTGCTGCTGGTGCTGAAGGACCAGGATGGGCAG CTGCAAAATGCAAGTTCTTCTGCTTTCCAGATATTTGGGGCCTTCTCCTCCTCAGCTTTTCGACTCAGCAAAGGCTTCTATGGTACTGGCGAGAcattcctcttctccttctccccacgGCTGAAG GTCTTTAAGTGGACAGGAAGCAACTCTTTCTTTGTGAAAGGAGACTTGGATTCACTGATGatgggcagtggcag TGGCCAGTTTGGGCTGTGGCTGGATGGAGACTTGTATCACGGAGGAAGCCACCCCTGTGCGACCTTCAACAATGAGGTGCTGGCCCGGCAGGAGCAGTTCTGCATCaaggagctggaggcttgggttctGAGCTGA
- the TLDC2 gene encoding TLD domain-containing protein 2 isoform X4, producing MKGLRWRYTRLPSQVEDTLSGEEGEEGEEEEEEEAAPAPAPAPEDPVEPHLAEASQVLGASEIRQLSLHLPPRVTGYSWSLAFCTARDGFSLRSLYRQMEGHSGPVLLVLKDQDGQVFKWTGSNSFFVKGDLDSLMMGSGSGQFGLWLDGDLYHGGSHPCATFNNEVLARQEQFCIKELEAWVLS from the exons ATGAAAGGACTTCGCTGGCGTTACACTCGTCTG CCCAGCCAGGTGGAGGACACTCTGTCtggagaggagggtgaggagggggaagaggaagaggaggaggaggcagccccagctccagccccagctcctgaaGATCCCGTGGAGCCCCACTTGGCAGAAGCCAGCCAGGTTCTGGGAGCCTCAGAGATTAGGCAG CTCAGCCTCCACCTCCCCCCGAGAGTCACTGGATATTCTTGGAGTCTGGCCTTCTGCACGGCAAGGGACGGCTTCAGTCTGCGGAGCCTGTACAGGCAGATGGAGGGCCACAGCGGGCCCGTGCTGCTGGTGCTGAAGGACCAGGATGGGCAG GTCTTTAAGTGGACAGGAAGCAACTCTTTCTTTGTGAAAGGAGACTTGGATTCACTGATGatgggcagtggcag TGGCCAGTTTGGGCTGTGGCTGGATGGAGACTTGTATCACGGAGGAAGCCACCCCTGTGCGACCTTCAACAATGAGGTGCTGGCCCGGCAGGAGCAGTTCTGCATCaaggagctggaggcttgggttctGAGCTGA
- the TLDC2 gene encoding TLD domain-containing protein 2 isoform X3, translating to MKGLRWRYTRLPSQVEDTLSGEEGEEGEEEEEEEAAPAPAPAPEDPVEPHLAEASQVLGASEIRQLSLHLPPRVTGYSWSLAFCTARDGFSLRSLYRQMEGHSGPVLLVLKDQDGQIFGAFSSSAFRLSKGFYGTGETFLFSFSPRLKVFKWTGSNSFFVKGDLDSLMMGSGSGQFGLWLDGDLYHGGSHPCATFNNEVLARQEQFCIKELEAWVLS from the exons ATGAAAGGACTTCGCTGGCGTTACACTCGTCTG CCCAGCCAGGTGGAGGACACTCTGTCtggagaggagggtgaggagggggaagaggaagaggaggaggaggcagccccagctccagccccagctcctgaaGATCCCGTGGAGCCCCACTTGGCAGAAGCCAGCCAGGTTCTGGGAGCCTCAGAGATTAGGCAG CTCAGCCTCCACCTCCCCCCGAGAGTCACTGGATATTCTTGGAGTCTGGCCTTCTGCACGGCAAGGGACGGCTTCAGTCTGCGGAGCCTGTACAGGCAGATGGAGGGCCACAGCGGGCCCGTGCTGCTGGTGCTGAAGGACCAGGATGGGCAG ATATTTGGGGCCTTCTCCTCCTCAGCTTTTCGACTCAGCAAAGGCTTCTATGGTACTGGCGAGAcattcctcttctccttctccccacgGCTGAAG GTCTTTAAGTGGACAGGAAGCAACTCTTTCTTTGTGAAAGGAGACTTGGATTCACTGATGatgggcagtggcag TGGCCAGTTTGGGCTGTGGCTGGATGGAGACTTGTATCACGGAGGAAGCCACCCCTGTGCGACCTTCAACAATGAGGTGCTGGCCCGGCAGGAGCAGTTCTGCATCaaggagctggaggcttgggttctGAGCTGA
- the TLDC2 gene encoding TLD domain-containing protein 2 isoform X2 yields the protein MKGLRWRYTRLPSQVEDTLSGEEGEEGEEEEEEEAAPAPAPAPEDPVEPHLAEASQLSLHLPPRVTGYSWSLAFCTARDGFSLRSLYRQMEGHSGPVLLVLKDQDGQLQNASSSAFQIFGAFSSSAFRLSKGFYGTGETFLFSFSPRLKVFKWTGSNSFFVKGDLDSLMMGSGSGQFGLWLDGDLYHGGSHPCATFNNEVLARQEQFCIKELEAWVLS from the exons ATGAAAGGACTTCGCTGGCGTTACACTCGTCTG CCCAGCCAGGTGGAGGACACTCTGTCtggagaggagggtgaggagggggaagaggaagaggaggaggaggcagccccagctccagccccagctcctgaaGATCCCGTGGAGCCCCACTTGGCAGAAGCCAGCCAG CTCAGCCTCCACCTCCCCCCGAGAGTCACTGGATATTCTTGGAGTCTGGCCTTCTGCACGGCAAGGGACGGCTTCAGTCTGCGGAGCCTGTACAGGCAGATGGAGGGCCACAGCGGGCCCGTGCTGCTGGTGCTGAAGGACCAGGATGGGCAG CTGCAAAATGCAAGTTCTTCTGCTTTCCAGATATTTGGGGCCTTCTCCTCCTCAGCTTTTCGACTCAGCAAAGGCTTCTATGGTACTGGCGAGAcattcctcttctccttctccccacgGCTGAAG GTCTTTAAGTGGACAGGAAGCAACTCTTTCTTTGTGAAAGGAGACTTGGATTCACTGATGatgggcagtggcag TGGCCAGTTTGGGCTGTGGCTGGATGGAGACTTGTATCACGGAGGAAGCCACCCCTGTGCGACCTTCAACAATGAGGTGCTGGCCCGGCAGGAGCAGTTCTGCATCaaggagctggaggcttgggttctGAGCTGA